The following are encoded in a window of Sphaerisporangium siamense genomic DNA:
- a CDS encoding RNA polymerase sigma factor SigF: MTEKTRAVAGSESTVPDRVRARGLFGELAELPADDPRRQRIRDELVELHLPLVEYLARRFRNRGEWLDDLTQVATIGLIKSIDRFDLARGVEFSTYATPTIVGEIKRHFRDKGWAVRVPRRLQELKLSLTKAISELSQRQGRAPTVAELASHLQMSEEEVLEGLESANAYSTVSLDAPDSGDDDAPAVSDSLGIVDESLEGVEYRESLKPLLERLPPREKRILLLRFFGNMTQSQIATELGISQMHVSRLLARTLAQLREGLTAED, translated from the coding sequence GTGACGGAGAAGACCCGCGCCGTGGCCGGCAGTGAGAGCACCGTCCCCGACCGGGTGCGGGCGCGAGGCCTGTTCGGCGAGCTCGCGGAGCTTCCCGCCGACGACCCCCGCCGCCAGCGCATCCGCGACGAGCTGGTCGAGCTCCACCTCCCGCTGGTGGAGTACCTGGCGCGTCGCTTCCGCAACCGCGGCGAGTGGCTGGACGATCTCACGCAGGTCGCCACCATCGGCCTGATCAAGTCGATCGACCGGTTCGACCTGGCCCGCGGCGTCGAGTTCTCGACCTACGCCACGCCCACCATCGTCGGCGAGATCAAGCGGCATTTCCGGGACAAGGGCTGGGCGGTGCGGGTGCCGCGCCGCCTGCAGGAGCTGAAGCTGTCGCTCACCAAGGCGATAAGCGAGCTGTCCCAGCGCCAGGGCCGCGCCCCGACCGTCGCCGAGCTGGCCTCCCACCTGCAGATGAGCGAGGAGGAGGTTCTGGAGGGCCTGGAGTCCGCCAACGCCTACTCCACGGTCTCGCTCGACGCCCCCGACTCCGGGGACGACGACGCGCCCGCCGTCTCCGACTCCCTGGGCATCGTGGACGAGTCCCTGGAGGGGGTCGAGTACCGGGAGTCGCTGAAGCCGCTGCTCGAACGGCTGCCGCCGCGCGAGAAGCGCATCCTGCTGCTGCGGTTCTTCGGGAACATGACCCAGTCGCAGATCGCCACCGAGCTCGGCATCTCACAGATGCACGTCTCGCGCCTGCTGGCCCGCACGCTGGCCCAGCTCCGCGAGGGCCTCACCGCCGAGGACTGA
- a CDS encoding 8-amino-7-oxononanoate synthase: MEDNVVPAGPVARPGDAPAGDGTYSTAGTSETMRTDPLERLRTAAAAREAAGLRRALRPRTPTHDGLIDVASNDYLGLSRDPRLIEAAVAAVRRWGAGSTGSRLVTGSTRLHAELEERLAAFARAPRALVFSSGYLANLAAVATLGAGGLVVSDEGNHASIIDACRLSRARVAVTPHNDPAAVGKALAAREEEHAVVVTDAVFSVDGDLAPIAELHEVASRHGALLIVDEAHSLGVVGEDGRGAVHAAGLADAPDIVRTVTLSKSLGAQGGAVLGAPEIVDTLVDTGRAFIFDTGLAPASVASALAALDIVSGHPDLPGRARGNAVALARAVRERGLPTLEPAAAVVRVVLGPPDAALAAAAVFAEHGVRAGCFRPPSVPSGRSCLRLTARANLSSDDLAVIGRALTAVAEMKVSV, translated from the coding sequence ATGGAGGACAATGTGGTGCCCGCCGGACCCGTGGCCCGTCCGGGGGACGCGCCCGCCGGTGACGGGACGTACAGCACGGCAGGCACGAGCGAGACCATGAGAACCGATCCCCTGGAGCGGCTGCGCACGGCCGCCGCCGCCCGCGAGGCGGCCGGCCTGCGGCGCGCCCTGCGTCCCCGTACGCCCACCCACGACGGGCTCATCGACGTGGCCTCCAACGACTACCTGGGCCTGTCCCGCGATCCGCGGCTGATCGAGGCCGCCGTGGCCGCCGTTCGGCGGTGGGGCGCGGGCTCCACCGGGTCACGGCTGGTCACCGGCTCGACGCGGCTGCACGCCGAGCTGGAGGAACGGCTCGCCGCCTTCGCCCGCGCCCCGCGCGCCCTGGTGTTCTCCTCCGGCTACCTGGCCAACCTGGCCGCGGTGGCGACGCTCGGCGCGGGCGGGCTGGTGGTCAGCGACGAGGGCAACCACGCCTCGATCATCGACGCCTGCCGCCTGTCGCGCGCCCGGGTCGCGGTCACCCCGCACAACGACCCGGCGGCCGTCGGGAAGGCGCTCGCCGCGCGCGAGGAGGAGCACGCCGTCGTGGTGACCGACGCCGTGTTCTCCGTGGACGGCGATCTGGCGCCCATCGCCGAGCTGCACGAGGTCGCCTCCCGGCACGGCGCGCTGCTGATCGTGGACGAGGCGCACTCCCTGGGCGTGGTCGGCGAGGACGGACGTGGCGCCGTACACGCCGCGGGCCTCGCCGACGCTCCGGATATTGTGAGAACGGTCACGTTGTCCAAGTCCCTTGGCGCACAGGGGGGAGCCGTGCTAGGGGCCCCGGAAATAGTGGACACACTGGTGGACACCGGACGGGCGTTCATCTTCGACACCGGCCTCGCCCCGGCGTCCGTTGCGTCGGCACTGGCGGCGCTTGATATCGTGAGCGGCCATCCTGACCTGCCGGGACGGGCGCGCGGCAACGCGGTCGCGCTGGCGCGCGCCGTCCGGGAGCGAGGCCTGCCCACCCTGGAGCCGGCGGCGGCGGTCGTCCGGGTCGTGCTCGGCCCTCCGGACGCCGCGCTCGCCGCCGCCGCGGTGTTCGCGGAGCACGGAGTGCGCGCGGGCTGTTTCCGCCCGCCTTCGGTGCCTTCCGGCCGGTCTTGTCTGAGGTTGACCGCACGGGCCAACCTGAGTTCGGATGATCTCGCGGTGATCGGACGCGCGCTCACCGCGGTGGCCGAGATGAAGGTGAGCGTGTGA
- a CDS encoding S24 family peptidase: MRIRVEGESMSPALRPGDWLVVRRGAPVRPGDVVLARLPGDPDTMIVKRAAWREAGGWWLESDNQRAPGRKDSWDFGAVPVPLVLGRVVFRYWPPGRVGGVGGAGGDGGPVTRDGR; the protein is encoded by the coding sequence ATGCGGATACGGGTCGAGGGGGAGTCGATGTCCCCCGCGCTACGGCCCGGCGACTGGCTGGTGGTGCGCCGCGGCGCGCCCGTGCGTCCGGGCGACGTGGTCCTCGCCCGGCTGCCCGGCGATCCGGACACCATGATCGTCAAGCGTGCGGCGTGGCGGGAAGCCGGCGGGTGGTGGCTGGAGAGCGACAACCAGCGGGCCCCCGGCCGTAAGGACAGCTGGGATTTCGGCGCCGTGCCCGTCCCCCTCGTGCTCGGCCGGGTGGTGTTCCGCTACTGGCCGCCCGGCCGCGTCGGCGGCGTCGGCGGCGCGGGCGGCGACGGAGGTCCCGTCACGCGGGACGGCCGCTGA
- a CDS encoding anti-sigma factor, translating into MTDETATRADGIPGGLAGIRDAVSVRLPAASAYLSVLRTATAGLAARLDFTLDEIEDLRIAVDEACAMLLGHAVPGTDLIAEFELTGQEMIVRVEVSTVGQAEPKRDDFAWMVLTALADDVDAETDTPDRMGIVLHKRRGSARLP; encoded by the coding sequence GTGACCGACGAGACAGCGACGCGTGCGGACGGCATCCCCGGCGGCCTGGCGGGAATCCGTGACGCGGTGAGCGTGCGGCTGCCCGCCGCCAGCGCCTATCTGTCCGTGCTGCGCACGGCGACGGCCGGGCTCGCGGCGCGGCTCGACTTCACGCTGGACGAGATCGAAGATCTTCGTATCGCGGTCGACGAGGCGTGCGCCATGTTGCTGGGCCATGCCGTCCCCGGCACCGACCTGATCGCCGAGTTCGAGCTCACCGGCCAGGAGATGATCGTCAGGGTCGAGGTGAGCACGGTCGGCCAGGCCGAGCCGAAGCGCGATGACTTCGCCTGGATGGTGCTCACCGCGCTCGCCGACGACGTGGACGCCGAGACCGACACCCCTGACCGCATGGGCATCGTGCTGCACAAGCGCCGAGGCTCTGCGAGGCTGCCGTGA
- a CDS encoding diacylglycerol/lipid kinase family protein: MRALLLTNPKATSTNRRTRDVLVRALGAEVDLTVEQTGYRGHAAVLASTAREKGFDVVAVLGGDGTINEAVNGMAGADGPPPALIVIPGGSANVFARALGLPNDPVEATGAVLEAIREDRRRTVSLGQAFWEDRAGGPAGRYFTFCAGLGYDAEVVRAVEGLRGAGYKASPGRYVHTALRHYLMTDRRHPALRLELPHRPPVDGVFMAIVSNTAPWTWLGDRPVNPTPWAGFDTGLDLLGMRRMGATAMLRLVGQLIGERVGLPRGGYLVHVHDEEEFTITAARPTAFQLDGDYLGECERVRFRSVPSALQVLV; this comes from the coding sequence ATGCGGGCACTCCTCCTGACCAACCCCAAGGCGACATCCACCAACCGCAGGACGCGCGACGTCCTCGTCCGCGCGCTCGGGGCGGAGGTCGACCTGACGGTGGAGCAGACCGGCTACCGCGGGCACGCCGCGGTCCTCGCCTCGACCGCGCGCGAGAAGGGGTTCGACGTCGTGGCCGTCCTCGGCGGCGACGGCACCATCAACGAGGCCGTGAACGGCATGGCCGGCGCGGACGGCCCGCCCCCGGCGCTGATCGTGATCCCCGGGGGCAGCGCCAACGTGTTCGCCCGCGCCCTCGGCCTGCCGAACGACCCGGTGGAGGCGACCGGCGCGGTGCTGGAGGCCATACGGGAGGACCGCCGCCGCACCGTCAGCCTGGGCCAGGCGTTCTGGGAGGACCGCGCCGGCGGGCCCGCCGGCAGGTACTTCACCTTCTGCGCGGGCCTGGGGTACGACGCGGAGGTCGTGCGGGCGGTGGAGGGCCTGCGCGGTGCCGGGTACAAGGCCTCCCCCGGCCGCTACGTGCACACCGCGCTCCGGCACTACCTCATGACCGACCGCCGCCACCCGGCGCTCCGGCTGGAGCTGCCGCACCGCCCGCCGGTCGACGGCGTCTTCATGGCGATCGTCTCCAACACCGCGCCCTGGACGTGGCTCGGCGACCGTCCGGTCAACCCGACGCCGTGGGCGGGGTTCGACACGGGGCTGGACCTGCTGGGGATGCGGCGCATGGGCGCGACCGCCATGCTGCGACTGGTCGGGCAGCTGATCGGCGAGCGGGTGGGGCTGCCCCGCGGCGGGTATCTCGTGCACGTACACGACGAGGAGGAGTTCACGATCACGGCCGCGCGGCCGACGGCGTTCCAGCTCGACGGGGACTATCTCGGCGAGTGTGAGCGGGTACGGTTCCGCTCTGTGCCATCCGCGTTACAAGTTCTGGTCTAA
- a CDS encoding NAD(P)-dependent malic enzyme, whose translation MAVTPFSASLESLDVDPVFAVHRGGKIEVRSTIPVRDADDLSLAYTPGVARVCTAIADQPDLVNDYTWVGGTVAVVSDGTAVLGLGDIGPAAAMPVMEGKALLFKEFAGVDAVPICLDCTDVDALVETVVRLAPSFGGINLEDISAPRCFEVEERLRERLSIPVFHDDQHGTAIVVTAALRNAARVTGRSLGDLRAVVAGAGASGVAVTRMLLNAGIGDIAVSDSKGMIYQGREGLNPSKQALAEVTNRGGYTGSTEEALAGADVFVGLSGSTLPEGAVASMAGDAIVFALSNPTPEVLPEVARRHARVVATGRSDFPNQINNVLAFPGVFRGALDVRASTITESMKVAAADALAEVVGEHLSADYIIPSPFDQRVAPAVASAVAHQARLDGVARR comes from the coding sequence GTGGCAGTCACGCCGTTCTCCGCTTCTCTCGAATCCCTCGACGTCGATCCGGTCTTCGCCGTGCACCGCGGCGGCAAGATCGAGGTGCGTTCCACCATTCCCGTCCGTGACGCGGACGACCTCTCGCTCGCCTACACGCCGGGCGTGGCCCGCGTGTGCACCGCCATCGCCGACCAGCCCGACCTGGTCAACGACTACACCTGGGTCGGCGGCACCGTGGCGGTGGTCTCCGACGGCACGGCCGTGCTCGGCCTCGGCGACATCGGCCCGGCCGCCGCCATGCCCGTCATGGAGGGCAAGGCGCTGCTGTTCAAGGAGTTCGCCGGCGTCGACGCCGTGCCGATCTGCCTCGACTGCACCGACGTGGACGCCCTGGTGGAGACCGTCGTCCGGCTCGCGCCCTCCTTCGGCGGCATCAACCTGGAGGACATCAGCGCGCCCCGCTGCTTCGAGGTCGAGGAGCGGCTGCGCGAGCGGCTCTCGATCCCCGTCTTCCACGACGACCAGCACGGCACGGCCATTGTCGTGACGGCCGCCCTGCGCAACGCCGCCCGCGTGACCGGCCGCTCGCTCGGTGACCTGCGCGCGGTGGTGGCGGGCGCCGGCGCCTCCGGCGTGGCGGTGACCAGGATGCTGCTCAACGCCGGCATCGGCGACATCGCCGTGTCCGACTCCAAGGGCATGATCTACCAGGGCCGCGAAGGGCTGAACCCGTCCAAGCAGGCGCTGGCCGAGGTCACCAACCGCGGCGGCTACACCGGCTCCACTGAGGAGGCCCTGGCCGGGGCGGACGTCTTCGTCGGCCTGTCCGGCTCCACCCTCCCCGAGGGCGCCGTGGCCTCCATGGCGGGCGACGCGATCGTGTTCGCCCTGTCCAACCCCACGCCCGAGGTCCTCCCCGAGGTCGCCCGGCGGCACGCGCGCGTGGTGGCGACCGGCCGCTCCGACTTCCCCAACCAGATCAACAACGTGCTCGCCTTCCCCGGCGTGTTCCGCGGCGCCCTCGACGTCCGGGCCTCCACCATCACCGAGTCCATGAAGGTCGCCGCGGCCGACGCGCTCGCCGAGGTCGTCGGCGAGCACCTCTCGGCCGACTACATCATCCCGAGCCCGTTCGACCAGCGCGTCGCCCCCGCGGTGGCCTCGGCCGTGGCCCACCAGGCCCGGCTGGACGGCGTCGCCCGCAGGTAG
- the bioD gene encoding dethiobiotin synthase yields the protein MSVMVVTGTGTGVGKTVVTAALAALALARDVPVAVVKPAQTGVGPGEPGDLDEVIRLSGVTTTFEFARYPDPLSPAAAARVSGLAPVSLAEAADRVDELARTHRLVLVEGAGGLLVRFDEDGATIADLARRLRAPVLVVAAAGLGTLNHTALTLEALAGRGLDLAGVVIGAWPREPGLAERCNVCDLETLAARPLAGALPDGAGALDRAAFADVARLGLGSPLGGGFDPSRFRATLSL from the coding sequence GTGAGCGTCATGGTCGTCACCGGCACCGGCACCGGCGTGGGCAAGACCGTCGTGACCGCGGCCCTCGCCGCGCTGGCCCTGGCGCGCGACGTGCCCGTCGCGGTGGTCAAACCCGCCCAGACCGGCGTCGGGCCCGGGGAGCCCGGCGACCTGGACGAGGTCATCCGCCTGTCCGGCGTCACCACGACGTTCGAGTTCGCCCGCTATCCCGACCCGCTGTCCCCCGCCGCCGCGGCCCGCGTGTCCGGGCTCGCGCCGGTGTCCCTGGCCGAGGCCGCCGACCGCGTGGACGAGCTCGCGCGGACCCACCGGCTGGTGCTGGTCGAGGGCGCGGGCGGCCTGCTGGTCCGCTTCGACGAGGACGGCGCCACCATCGCCGACCTGGCCCGCCGGTTGCGCGCCCCCGTGCTGGTCGTGGCCGCCGCCGGTCTCGGCACGCTGAACCACACGGCGCTCACACTTGAGGCGCTCGCGGGCCGCGGCCTGGACCTGGCGGGCGTGGTCATCGGCGCGTGGCCGCGCGAGCCCGGCCTGGCCGAACGCTGCAACGTCTGCGACCTGGAGACGCTGGCCGCCCGCCCGCTCGCCGGCGCGCTCCCCGACGGCGCCGGCGCGCTGGACCGCGCCGCCTTCGCCGACGTGGCCCGGCTGGGACTGGGGTCCCCGCTCGGCGGCGGGTTCGACCCTTCTCGCTTCCGGGCAACCCTTAGTCTGTGA
- a CDS encoding WhiB family transcriptional regulator, with the protein MDWRHRAACRDVDPELFFPIGNTGPALMQIEEAKQVCRSCPVIDACLKWAIESGQDAGVWGGLSEDERRALKRRTARARARAAV; encoded by the coding sequence ATGGACTGGCGCCACCGCGCTGCCTGCCGTGACGTGGACCCCGAGCTGTTCTTCCCGATCGGCAACACCGGGCCGGCACTCATGCAGATAGAAGAGGCCAAGCAGGTGTGCCGCTCCTGCCCGGTCATCGACGCCTGCCTGAAGTGGGCCATCGAGTCCGGCCAGGACGCCGGCGTGTGGGGCGGTCTCAGCGAGGACGAGCGCCGCGCGCTCAAGCGCCGCACCGCCCGCGCCCGTGCCCGCGCGGCCGTCTGA
- the sodN gene encoding superoxide dismutase, Ni — MLARLLRPSHVASAHCDLPCGVYDPAQARIEAESVKAIMQKYADNDDPVFRARALTIKEERAELVKHHLWVLWTDYFKPPHVEKYPQLHQLFWDATKLAGAAGAKGTVDVSKAEDLLGKIDEISKIFWETKAA, encoded by the coding sequence ATGCTCGCACGACTGTTGCGGCCTAGCCATGTCGCCTCCGCGCACTGCGACCTGCCCTGCGGTGTCTACGACCCCGCCCAGGCGCGGATCGAAGCGGAGTCCGTGAAGGCGATCATGCAGAAGTACGCCGACAACGACGACCCCGTGTTCCGCGCGCGCGCCCTGACGATCAAGGAGGAGCGCGCCGAGCTGGTCAAGCACCACCTGTGGGTTCTCTGGACCGACTACTTCAAGCCCCCGCACGTGGAGAAGTACCCCCAGCTGCACCAGCTCTTCTGGGACGCCACCAAGCTCGCGGGCGCGGCGGGCGCCAAGGGCACCGTCGATGTGAGCAAGGCGGAGGATCTGCTCGGAAAGATCGACGAGATCTCGAAGATCTTCTGGGAGACCAAGGCGGCCTGA
- a CDS encoding GntR family transcriptional regulator has protein sequence MTEDSPRVPKYYDVKRNLLELTKSLPAGAALPPERALAVRFETSRTTVRQALTELVIEGRLLRIQGKGTFVAQPKVAQVLQLTSYTGDLRTVGLEPDTKILDINYITADETLARRLGINPGGRVLRIHRLRLANGEPMSIDTTHLSARRFSRLRRELEVHSSLYETLHNAYNVQLTDAEEIIETVLATPYDAQVLGVDVGLPMLLLTRHAFDAEGHPVEWAQSLYRGDRYKFVTRLRRPPESGPAAH, from the coding sequence GTGACGGAAGATTCTCCCCGGGTTCCGAAATACTACGACGTCAAGAGAAACCTGCTGGAACTCACCAAGTCTCTGCCCGCCGGCGCGGCCCTGCCGCCCGAGCGTGCTCTCGCCGTGCGCTTCGAGACCTCGCGCACGACCGTGCGGCAGGCCCTCACCGAGCTGGTCATCGAGGGCCGCCTGCTGCGCATCCAGGGCAAGGGCACCTTCGTCGCCCAGCCCAAGGTGGCGCAGGTGCTGCAACTGACGTCGTACACGGGAGATCTGCGGACGGTCGGCCTCGAACCGGATACCAAGATCCTCGACATCAACTACATCACGGCCGACGAGACGCTGGCGCGCCGCCTGGGCATCAACCCCGGCGGGCGGGTGCTGCGCATCCACCGCCTGCGCCTGGCCAACGGCGAGCCGATGTCGATCGACACCACCCACCTGTCGGCACGGCGCTTCTCGCGGCTGCGCCGGGAGCTCGAAGTGCACTCCTCTCTTTACGAGACCCTGCACAACGCCTACAACGTCCAGCTCACCGACGCCGAGGAGATCATAGAGACGGTGCTGGCGACGCCGTACGACGCCCAGGTACTCGGCGTGGACGTCGGCCTGCCGATGCTGCTGCTCACCCGGCACGCCTTCGACGCCGAGGGCCACCCGGTGGAGTGGGCGCAGTCGCTGTACCGCGGCGACCGGTACAAGTTCGTGACGCGCCTGCGCAGGCCCCCGGAGTCCGGGCCCGCGGCGCACTGA
- a CDS encoding PAS domain-containing sensor histidine kinase, producing MPTLSDLVARHTTLDPADLEWMQSLVSDWQLLADLSFADLVLWIPLRDESAWVAVAQMRPTTGPTVYHDDVVGSIVAAGERPLIDTAWRERRICREGDPDWSSGVPVREETIPVRRDDHFVAVIQRSTNLSSARTPSRLELTYLQSASDLAQMVAEGRFPFPEEGPILVRSPRVGDGLLRLDRAGRVTYASPNALSAYRRLGLNADLVGSELGKTTAALCYSDEPINEDLMLVASGRAPRETEVEAGANVVQLRAIPLIVGGGRIGALVLIRDVTELRRRERELLTKDATIREIHHRVKNNLQTVAALLRLQARRLQVPEGREALEEAVRRVGSIAIVHETLSHTPEEIVDFDDIADRVIAMTGEVSAANVMPRRVGGFGMLPATIATPMAMVLTELLQNAVQHGFAYGSGSIMVMVSRTEERLDLIVADDGQGLPEGFDLEASTSLGLQIVRTLVVGELSGRLAVRPRQGGGTEVSLTIPVQPAL from the coding sequence GTGCCGACTCTCAGCGATTTGGTGGCGCGCCACACGACCCTCGATCCCGCCGACCTGGAGTGGATGCAGTCGCTGGTCTCCGACTGGCAGCTCCTCGCCGACCTGTCCTTCGCCGACCTGGTGCTGTGGATCCCCCTGCGCGACGAGTCCGCCTGGGTCGCCGTCGCGCAGATGCGGCCCACCACCGGCCCGACCGTCTACCACGACGACGTGGTCGGCTCCATCGTGGCGGCGGGCGAGCGCCCCCTGATCGACACGGCCTGGCGCGAGCGGCGCATCTGCCGCGAGGGCGACCCCGACTGGTCCAGCGGCGTCCCGGTCCGCGAGGAGACCATCCCGGTGCGGCGCGACGACCATTTCGTGGCGGTGATCCAGCGTTCCACCAACCTGTCCTCGGCGCGCACGCCGTCCCGGCTGGAGCTGACCTACCTGCAGAGCGCCTCCGACCTGGCGCAGATGGTCGCCGAGGGGCGGTTCCCCTTCCCCGAGGAGGGCCCCATCCTCGTCCGCTCGCCCCGCGTGGGCGACGGGCTGCTCCGGCTGGACCGGGCCGGGCGGGTCACCTACGCCTCGCCGAACGCGCTGTCGGCCTACCGCAGGCTCGGGCTCAACGCCGACCTGGTGGGCTCCGAGCTCGGCAAGACGACGGCCGCGCTGTGCTACTCCGACGAGCCCATCAACGAGGACCTCATGCTGGTGGCGAGCGGCCGCGCGCCCCGGGAGACCGAGGTCGAGGCCGGGGCCAACGTCGTCCAGCTCCGGGCGATCCCGCTGATCGTGGGCGGCGGGCGCATCGGCGCCCTGGTGCTCATCCGGGACGTCACCGAGCTGCGCCGCCGCGAGCGCGAGCTGCTGACCAAGGACGCCACCATCCGCGAGATCCACCACCGGGTGAAGAACAACCTGCAGACGGTGGCCGCGCTGCTGAGGCTCCAGGCGCGGCGGCTCCAGGTGCCGGAGGGGCGCGAGGCCCTGGAGGAGGCCGTGCGCCGCGTCGGCTCGATCGCGATCGTCCACGAGACCCTTTCCCATACTCCTGAAGAGATCGTCGACTTCGACGACATCGCCGACCGCGTCATCGCGATGACCGGCGAGGTCTCGGCCGCCAACGTGATGCCGCGCCGGGTGGGCGGCTTCGGCATGCTGCCCGCGACCATCGCCACCCCGATGGCGATGGTGCTCACCGAACTGCTGCAGAACGCCGTCCAGCACGGCTTCGCCTACGGCAGCGGAAGCATCATGGTGATGGTGTCCCGCACGGAGGAACGGCTGGACCTGATCGTCGCCGACGACGGTCAGGGGCTTCCCGAGGGGTTCGACCTGGAGGCGTCCACGAGCCTCGGGCTGCAGATCGTCCGCACGCTGGTGGTGGGGGAGCTGTCCGGCCGCCTGGCGGTCAGGCCACGCCAGGGCGGGGGTACCGAGGTCTCGCTGACGATCCCGGTGCAGCCGGCCCTGTGA
- a CDS encoding trypsin-like serine peptidase, giving the protein MTIRAKHLTLPLGAAVTATGLIGAALTSSAEAQAKPQPTNVSLASSKGKANDTAKFWSANGGRQLKAATRYSNDTAVKGKVKFGGSDAAPDGKTGTVPPIGQEKVKPTKVKNVNLPRTIGKVFFRVNGKPYWCSASSVQSKYHNLVATAGHCVYNTDLNRETLDRWVFIPGYYQGKAPWGIYVGKSAYTHYDLAVYEDYDSDYAFVTVYNGIDARTWKDAGRLGDNVGGQGFAWNQKIGRPVYVFGYPAGPHPDGDRPYTGVTPKWCYGKTKPAGVVAAYKAEAQIAVKCSMTAGAAGAPWIDGYSSTKRLGYINGVTSLLGDSDGNGRYDFSSSPYFDGETYAVYRKAANMWSGSIR; this is encoded by the coding sequence ATGACAATCCGAGCCAAGCACCTCACCCTCCCGCTGGGCGCCGCCGTCACCGCCACCGGTCTGATCGGCGCCGCTCTCACCTCGTCCGCCGAGGCCCAGGCCAAGCCTCAGCCGACGAACGTCTCCCTCGCCTCCAGCAAGGGCAAGGCGAACGACACCGCCAAGTTCTGGAGCGCGAACGGCGGCCGGCAGCTCAAGGCCGCCACCCGTTACTCCAACGACACCGCGGTCAAGGGCAAGGTCAAGTTCGGCGGCAGCGACGCGGCCCCGGACGGCAAGACCGGCACCGTCCCGCCGATCGGGCAGGAGAAGGTCAAGCCGACCAAGGTCAAGAACGTCAACCTGCCGCGCACGATCGGCAAGGTGTTCTTCCGGGTCAACGGCAAGCCGTACTGGTGCTCGGCCTCGTCGGTCCAGAGCAAGTACCACAACCTGGTCGCGACGGCCGGTCACTGCGTCTACAACACCGACCTCAACCGCGAGACGCTGGACCGCTGGGTGTTCATCCCCGGCTACTACCAGGGCAAGGCCCCCTGGGGCATCTACGTCGGCAAGTCCGCCTACACCCACTACGACCTCGCGGTGTACGAGGACTACGACAGCGACTACGCCTTCGTCACCGTCTACAACGGCATCGACGCGCGGACCTGGAAGGACGCCGGGCGCCTCGGCGACAACGTCGGTGGCCAGGGCTTCGCGTGGAACCAGAAGATCGGCCGTCCGGTCTACGTCTTCGGTTACCCGGCGGGCCCGCACCCCGACGGTGACAGGCCCTACACGGGCGTCACGCCGAAGTGGTGCTACGGCAAGACCAAGCCCGCGGGCGTCGTGGCCGCCTACAAGGCCGAGGCGCAGATCGCCGTCAAGTGCTCCATGACGGCGGGCGCGGCCGGCGCTCCGTGGATCGACGGCTACAGCAGCACCAAGCGGCTCGGCTACATCAACGGCGTGACGAGCCTGCTCGGCGACTCCGACGGCAACGGCAGGTACGACTTCAGCAGCTCGCCGTACTTCGACGGCGAGACCTACGCGGTGTACCGCAAGGCCGCCAACATGTGGTCCGGTTCCATCCGCTGA
- a CDS encoding CGNR zinc finger domain-containing protein produces MDLTSYAELAVLLVNSEEPLDSLEGARRFLVEAGRAAHAGRLTREDLRELRELRAELAAVFAAAAVRDEEGVVQRLNSLLVRRPVHPQISRHDGQRWHLHLTEGGRLGDEYATGAVMGLTALVTELGVDRLGLCQAAPCRRVYLDTSSNRSRRYCSERCASRANVAAYRARRRELSGRPA; encoded by the coding sequence GTGGATCTGACGTCATACGCCGAGCTGGCCGTCCTGCTCGTCAACAGCGAAGAGCCCTTGGACTCCCTCGAAGGCGCCCGGCGGTTCCTGGTCGAGGCCGGCCGCGCCGCGCACGCGGGACGCCTCACCCGCGAGGACCTGCGCGAGCTGCGCGAGCTGCGCGCCGAGCTGGCCGCCGTCTTCGCCGCCGCGGCCGTCCGCGACGAGGAGGGGGTCGTCCAGCGGCTCAACTCGCTGCTGGTCCGCAGGCCCGTCCATCCGCAGATCTCCCGCCACGACGGGCAGCGCTGGCACCTGCACCTCACCGAGGGCGGGCGGCTCGGCGACGAGTACGCCACCGGCGCGGTCATGGGCCTGACGGCCCTGGTCACCGAGCTGGGCGTGGACAGGCTCGGGCTGTGCCAGGCCGCGCCCTGCCGCCGGGTGTACCTCGACACCTCCTCCAACCGGTCGCGCCGCTACTGCTCCGAGCGCTGCGCCAGCCGCGCCAACGTGGCCGCCTACCGGGCGCGCCGCCGCGAGCTCAGCGGCCGTCCCGCGTGA